A section of the Deltaproteobacteria bacterium genome encodes:
- the secG gene encoding preprotein translocase subunit SecG, with amino-acid sequence MTLAMSIIHIVICVLLILIVLLQTSKGADIGAAFGGGSSQTLFGSAGPGGFLTKITTGVAIIFMVTSIGLAYFSSHKTGASIMKESQPQKTVPPPPPTAVEKGTPIAPAQPGPAPPAPTPGK; translated from the coding sequence ATGACCTTGGCCATGTCCATTATCCATATTGTAATTTGTGTCCTTTTAATCTTGATTGTTTTACTCCAGACCAGTAAAGGTGCTGATATTGGAGCGGCTTTTGGAGGAGGATCCAGCCAGACTCTGTTTGGGTCAGCAGGTCCGGGTGGTTTTTTAACCAAGATCACTACGGGAGTAGCCATTATTTTCATGGTCACTTCCATCGGGCTGGCCTACTTCTCCAGCCATAAAACCGGGGCTTCCATCATGAAAGAAAGCCAGCCGCAGAAAACGGTTCCTCCGCCGCCACCCACGGCGGTGGAAAAGGGAACCCCGATCGCTCCGGCTCAGCCAGGACCTGCACCGCCCGCGCCAACTCCGGGGAAATGA
- the tpiA gene encoding triose-phosphate isomerase, giving the protein MPRTPLIVGNWKMHKTIKETKDFCLRLKNELAVIKNRPVEVAVAPPFTALAAAAEALLGSPIAVSAQDVFWAESGAFTGEISPPMLVDAGCRYAIIGHSERRQYFHESDESVNKKAAALIKAGLIPIICLGESLTERQGGSAFSVLERQTREGLKDLGAKNPTALVIAYEPVWAIGTGQTATPQQAQEIQAFIRKLLREFFSPAMAQGVRILYGGSVKPDNTAELMAREDVDGALVGGASLDVKSFAEIVQGALK; this is encoded by the coding sequence ATGCCACGTACCCCTTTGATCGTGGGCAACTGGAAAATGCATAAAACCATTAAGGAAACAAAAGATTTTTGCCTGCGTCTTAAAAATGAGTTAGCCGTAATAAAGAATAGACCGGTGGAAGTTGCTGTGGCTCCGCCCTTTACTGCTTTGGCTGCTGCGGCTGAAGCTCTCCTGGGTTCACCCATTGCTGTTTCGGCCCAAGACGTATTCTGGGCCGAGAGCGGGGCTTTCACCGGAGAGATTTCCCCCCCCATGCTCGTTGATGCCGGCTGCCGTTATGCCATCATCGGCCATTCTGAACGCAGGCAGTATTTTCACGAAAGTGATGAATCCGTTAATAAAAAAGCAGCCGCTCTGATCAAAGCAGGATTGATCCCCATCATCTGTCTGGGGGAGTCATTAACGGAGCGGCAAGGAGGGTCAGCTTTTTCGGTGTTGGAAAGGCAGACCCGCGAGGGGTTGAAGGATTTGGGGGCGAAAAACCCTACAGCTCTGGTCATCGCTTACGAGCCCGTGTGGGCCATCGGTACAGGCCAGACCGCTACGCCGCAGCAGGCTCAGGAAATCCAGGCTTTCATCCGTAAACTATTAAGAGAATTTTTTTCCCCGGCAATGGCTCAAGGGGTGCGCATTCTCTACGGAGGCAGCGTAAAACCCGATAACACGGCTGAGCTCATGGCCAGGGAGGATGTAGATGGGGCTCTGGTAGGGGGGGCCAGCCTGGATGTCAAATCTTTTGCTGAAATTGTTCAGGGAGCCTTGAAATAG
- the pgk gene encoding phosphoglycerate kinase, with protein sequence NGPMGAFEMKPFSRGTFELVRHIVSSGAVSVVGGGDTDLAVHQSGESQKISYISTAGGAFLELL encoded by the coding sequence AACGGCCCTATGGGAGCATTCGAGATGAAACCTTTTAGCCGGGGAACTTTTGAATTAGTACGGCACATCGTCAGTTCGGGGGCGGTGAGCGTCGTTGGGGGTGGGGATACAGATTTGGCGGTCCACCAATCCGGAGAGTCCCAGAAAATCTCCTACATTTCGACGGCTGGCGGTGCCTTCCTGGAGCTCTTATAA